Proteins found in one Mixophyes fleayi isolate aMixFle1 chromosome 8, aMixFle1.hap1, whole genome shotgun sequence genomic segment:
- the SLC30A7 gene encoding zinc transporter 7, with amino-acid sequence MLPLSIKDDEYKPPKFNLLRKVSGWIRSIFSDSTSRNLFCFLCLNLSFAFVELFYGIWSNSLGLISDSFHMFFDCTALLAGLAASVISRWKTNETFSYGYVRAEVLAGFVNGLFLIFTAFFIFSEGVERSLDTPEVHHERLLPVSVLGFFVNLIGIFVFQHGGNHGHSHDGGHGHSHSLFNGSLSHGHSHGGGHGHSHGKGHGHSHEGDHGHSHGGDHGHSHGGDQSHKHSHGFGSSCPDEPPEENRGPSKQILEGVFLHIVADALGSVGVIISTILMQQYGWMIADPICSMLIALLIFVSVIPLLKQSIGILMQRTPPSLDNLLPQCYQRVQQLQGVYHLHDPHFWTLCTDVYVGTLKLVIGPEADARWILSQTHNIFTQAGIRQLYVQIDTAAI; translated from the exons ATGTTGCCGCTGTCTATTAAGGACGATGAGTACAAGCCGCCCAAGTTCAACCTGCTGCGGAAAGTGTCCGGCTGGATCAG GTCAATCTTCTCAGACTCTACATCCAGGAATCTATTCTGCTTCCTCTGTTTGAATTTGTCCTTTGCATTTGTAGAACTTTTTTATGGGATATGGAGCAACAg TTTAGGTTTGATTTCCGATTCCTTCCATATGTTCTTTGACTGTACTGCATTATTAGCTGGCCTGGCGGCTTCCGTAATATCCCGGTGGAAAACAAATGAAACTTTCTCATATGG TTATGTCCGGGCAGAGGTCCTGGCGGGTTTTGTGAATGGTCTTTTCCTCATCTTCACAGCGTTTTTCATCTTCTCAGAGGGCGTAGAG CGATCCCTGGACACACCTGAGGTCCATCATGAACGGTTGCTACCAGTTTCTGTTCTAGGATTCTTTGTAAACCTTATTGGAATATTTGTGTTCCAGCATGGTGGAAATCATGGCCATTCACATGATGGAG GCCATGGGCACAGCCATTCATTATTTAATGGTTCCTTAAGCCATGGACACAGCCATGGTGGTGGACATGGACACAGTCATGGAAAAGGTCATGGTCACAGTCATGAAGGAGACCATGGTCACAGTCATGGAGGAGACCATGGACACAGCCATGGAGGCGATCAAAGCCATAAACATAGCCATGGTTTTGGCTCCTCTTGCCCTG ATGAGCCACCTGAGGAAAATAGAGGGCCCAGCAAGCAGATTTTAGAGG GGGTATTTTTGCACATTGTTGCTGATGCACTCGGAAGTGTTGGAGTGATAATATCTACAATCCTGATGCAGCAGTATGGTTGGATGATCGCAGATCCTATTTGTTCTATGCTCATTGCTTTGCTTATCTTTGTCAG TGTTATTCCTTTGCTGAAGCAGTCAATCGGTATTCTGATGCAGAGGACGCCCCCATCCCTGGATAACTTGCTTCCTCAGTGTTACCAGAGG GTGCAGCAGTTACAGGGTGTTTACCACCTCCACGACCCGCATTTTTGGACTCTCTGTACAGATGTTTACGTTGGGACCCTGAAGCTGGTGATAGGCCCTGAGGCAGATGCTCGCTGGATTCTGAGTCAGACTCATAATATTTTCACACAG GCTGGCATCCGGCAGCTGTACGTACAGATAGACACCGCAGCCATATAA